The following proteins are encoded in a genomic region of Nicoliella spurrieriana:
- a CDS encoding histidine phosphatase family protein has protein sequence MKIYFIRHGKTEWNLESRYQGAGGDSPLLKTSYQEMDQLAAFFRAVKFEHVFASPIKRARITAERIRHQLEVVPEISLWNRLEEFHLGKMEGQKFTDVQKQFPEQFNNFREHPEKYDNHEIGGETFQQVVARIIPAVEMITSDYPRDDQKVMIVSHGAALNALINSLLGEKLADLRKRGGLSNTSTTILETKDQGQTFSLVKWNDTQYLSRKLDSTDTI, from the coding sequence ATGAAAATTTATTTTATTCGACATGGTAAAACTGAATGGAATTTAGAGAGTCGCTACCAAGGCGCAGGTGGTGATTCACCATTATTAAAAACAAGTTATCAAGAAATGGATCAACTAGCTGCCTTTTTTAGGGCAGTTAAATTTGAGCATGTTTTTGCAAGTCCAATTAAACGGGCCCGGATTACTGCAGAACGAATTCGTCATCAGTTAGAAGTGGTTCCAGAGATTAGCCTATGGAATCGATTGGAAGAATTCCACTTAGGAAAAATGGAAGGGCAAAAATTTACCGATGTTCAAAAACAATTTCCTGAGCAGTTCAATAACTTTCGTGAACATCCTGAAAAATATGATAACCATGAAATTGGTGGGGAAACTTTTCAACAGGTGGTTGCTAGGATTATTCCAGCAGTAGAAATGATCACTAGTGATTATCCAAGAGATGATCAAAAAGTGATGATTGTTAGCCATGGAGCAGCTTTAAATGCTTTGATTAATTCGCTACTGGGTGAAAAATTGGCTGATTTGCGGAAACGTGGTGGGTTATCTAATACTAGTACTACGATTTTGGAAACCAAGGACCAGGGACAGACATTTAGCTTAGTTAAATGGAATGATACACAGTATCTATCGAGAAAGTTAGATTCTACTGATACAATCTAA
- a CDS encoding tetratricopeptide repeat protein: protein MSDKQTGNQEHQEQVAKQREAKQKKADETLHKLVQDIDDHPHDYRTYYDLGTFLVQLRNYNQAEELLMKAMGLFADRSKKAKNTLIYGLGNVYYAAGEYDKAIQQFNQIDDQKLKFDSYIMVAQSYMSKKNYKRAVVFALTAQGMRRQDPSVNWILGSSLLALGNFSEAAQFFDIMLQNDTNNGKANFDRGIIAMVLGEPFDDYFAKAKKYDRAYFDKGQSRLKDIEKFIQIQKGKRD from the coding sequence ATGAGTGATAAACAAACTGGGAATCAAGAACACCAAGAACAAGTAGCTAAGCAAAGGGAAGCTAAGCAGAAAAAGGCTGACGAGACTCTTCATAAATTAGTTCAAGATATCGATGATCACCCCCATGATTACCGAACTTATTATGATTTAGGAACTTTTTTAGTTCAATTACGTAATTATAATCAAGCTGAGGAACTATTGATGAAGGCAATGGGGTTATTTGCTGATCGAAGTAAGAAGGCCAAAAATACTTTAATTTACGGTCTTGGAAATGTTTACTATGCGGCAGGTGAATATGACAAAGCAATTCAACAATTTAATCAAATTGATGATCAAAAACTTAAGTTTGATTCGTATATTATGGTAGCCCAAAGTTATATGTCTAAAAAGAACTATAAACGTGCGGTCGTATTTGCATTAACTGCTCAAGGAATGCGGCGACAAGATCCATCTGTTAACTGGATTTTGGGCAGTAGTTTATTGGCGTTAGGTAACTTTAGCGAAGCGGCACAATTTTTTGATATTATGTTACAAAATGACACTAATAATGGAAAAGCCAATTTTGACCGTGGAATTATCGCAATGGTTCTTGGAGAACCATTTGATGACTATTTTGCTAAAGCAAAAAAATACGATCGTGCATATTTTGATAAGGGACAGAGTCGGTTAAAAGACATTGAAAAGTTTATTCAGATTCAAAAGGGCAAACGCGACTAA
- a CDS encoding arginine repressor encodes MKKEVRQAAIERIINQFPISKQEQLMHKLKEAGINATQATISRDIREMNIIKQQDGDKWRYMVYKNDNPNELAHLYELIEDSVTSAEQIQFINIVHTIPSYANNLAAVIDDLKLDSISGTVAGHDTVVIFSANNNYAESVNKMFMDHLNIEL; translated from the coding sequence ATGAAAAAAGAAGTAAGACAAGCTGCAATCGAAAGAATTATTAATCAGTTTCCAATTTCAAAACAAGAACAGCTGATGCATAAATTGAAGGAAGCTGGCATTAACGCTACTCAAGCTACCATTTCAAGAGACATTAGAGAAATGAATATTATTAAGCAACAAGATGGTGATAAATGGCGGTATATGGTCTATAAAAATGATAATCCAAATGAATTAGCCCATTTATATGAATTAATTGAAGATTCAGTAACATCAGCAGAACAGATTCAATTTATTAATATTGTTCATACCATTCCCAGTTATGCTAATAATTTAGCTGCGGTAATTGATGATTTAAAATTAGATAGTATTTCTGGGACGGTTGCCGGTCATGACACTGTCGTTATTTTTTCTGCTAATAATAATTATGCTGAGTCTGTCAATAAGATGTTTATGGACCATTTGAACATCGAGCTTTAA
- a CDS encoding aldo/keto reductase, whose amino-acid sequence MYKASDNRYDNVHVRRAGNSGLQLPALSFGMWHSFGDDANFKDSEAAMLAAFDRGIFSFDLANNYGPGSGAAERMFGQVYRADLKPYRDELIITTKAGYHMWPGVYGSFSSKKTLVAALDRSLKRMGLDYVDIYYSHRFDPNTSLEETAEALDGIVRAGKALYIGISNYYSKEEQEIMKYFKELHTPFVVNQMSYNLLNREIENDGTIDALSNAQKGLVAYGPLAEGLLTDKYLNGIPDSIHLHSTNNFLVKNGTESAVKRINALNEIAKNRNQSLAQMSLAWLLNNPNVTSVITGVSKINHLESNLKALDNLSFTADELTAIDKITK is encoded by the coding sequence ATGTATAAAGCAAGCGATAATCGTTACGATAATGTTCATGTAAGAAGAGCTGGTAATTCTGGACTACAGTTACCTGCATTATCATTTGGAATGTGGCATAGTTTTGGTGATGATGCTAATTTTAAAGATAGTGAAGCAGCAATGTTAGCTGCTTTTGATCGGGGCATTTTTAGTTTTGATTTGGCTAATAACTATGGACCAGGATCAGGTGCTGCTGAAAGAATGTTTGGGCAGGTCTATCGGGCAGATTTAAAACCATATCGAGATGAATTAATCATTACTACTAAAGCTGGTTATCATATGTGGCCAGGAGTATATGGTTCATTTTCATCTAAAAAAACGTTAGTTGCTGCTCTCGACCGTAGTTTAAAGCGGATGGGTCTTGACTACGTTGATATTTACTATAGCCATCGTTTTGACCCAAATACGAGCCTTGAGGAAACTGCTGAAGCGCTTGATGGAATCGTTAGAGCAGGAAAGGCACTATACATCGGAATCTCTAATTACTATAGTAAAGAGGAACAAGAAATTATGAAGTACTTTAAAGAACTTCATACTCCATTTGTAGTTAATCAAATGTCTTATAATCTTCTTAACCGTGAAATTGAAAACGATGGGACAATTGATGCACTTAGCAATGCTCAAAAGGGATTAGTTGCTTACGGTCCACTTGCCGAAGGATTACTAACTGATAAATACTTGAATGGCATTCCGGATTCGATTCACTTGCATAGCACGAATAACTTTTTAGTTAAAAATGGGACTGAAAGTGCCGTGAAGCGAATTAATGCTTTAAATGAAATTGCTAAAAATAGAAATCAAAGTTTAGCTCAAATGAGTTTAGCATGGTTATTAAATAATCCTAATGTTACTAGTGTAATTACTGGGGTATCTAAGATTAATCACTTGGAATCAAATTTAAAGGCATTGGATAATCTTTCATTTACTGCTGACGAATTAACAGCAATTGATAAAATTACTAAATAA
- a CDS encoding peptide ABC transporter substrate-binding protein: MDKLSNRIKTIAISLTIPLTAVLLTACGQNNSTNNNRTTLNLSYSTPISTMDNSKANDSASLTMLNHTGDGLYRNGKNGESIPALAVKKTVSKDGLTYTFDLRKNVEWSDGTKVTAKDFVYAWRRTANPKTAAQYGYLYSQIHNYKAIQSGKLNPDSLGVKADGDYKLVVKLDKPVPYFTKLLAFPVFFPQEQKVVEKYGSKYGTNSSTITSDGPFILKDWNGTGDTWKLVKNNRYWDKKNVHLKDINIQVSTDPSTTLKLFQQNKLDSTPLNGTQVANYRHNKAFRSYIGGSTVYMLTNEKKLSIFKNADARRALSLAINRKNLVSNVLRDGSITPAGFIPSVLNDFKIKGTNENFKQAAAYPQGVAYDLPKAKELWKQALAQSGKKKLTVNLMTDDDYTTKQVAEFLQAQLQKLPGLKVNLNNIPNKVRMSRQDSGNFDIVLTKWGADFNDPTNFLDLLTSDSTFNFGKWSNSEYDQLMNKANNQDANNPKQRAYDMANAEKILMKDQGVIPVYEPATTELWNPNVKGYVWSPTGMSRNWKGISIK; the protein is encoded by the coding sequence ATGGATAAATTGAGTAATCGAATCAAGACGATTGCAATTAGTTTGACTATTCCATTAACGGCTGTTTTATTAACTGCTTGTGGTCAAAATAACTCAACTAATAACAATAGAACGACTTTAAACTTAAGTTATTCTACTCCGATTTCCACAATGGATAATTCAAAGGCAAACGATTCTGCTAGTTTGACAATGTTGAATCATACTGGGGATGGGTTGTATCGTAATGGCAAGAATGGTGAATCAATTCCTGCATTGGCAGTTAAGAAAACCGTTTCTAAGGATGGTTTAACTTATACATTTGATTTACGGAAGAATGTTGAATGGAGTGACGGAACCAAGGTCACTGCAAAGGACTTTGTTTATGCTTGGCGAAGGACAGCTAATCCAAAGACAGCAGCTCAGTATGGATATCTGTATAGTCAAATTCATAACTACAAGGCAATTCAAAGTGGTAAGTTAAATCCGGATTCATTAGGCGTTAAGGCAGATGGCGACTATAAGTTAGTGGTTAAGTTAGATAAACCAGTCCCTTACTTTACTAAGTTACTAGCCTTTCCTGTCTTTTTCCCACAGGAACAAAAAGTGGTTGAAAAATATGGAAGTAAGTATGGGACGAATAGTTCCACGATTACTTCTGATGGTCCATTTATATTAAAGGATTGGAATGGGACTGGAGATACCTGGAAATTAGTTAAAAATAATCGTTACTGGGATAAGAAGAATGTCCATTTAAAGGATATTAATATTCAAGTTAGCACTGATCCATCGACAACTTTGAAGTTATTCCAACAAAATAAATTGGATTCAACTCCATTGAATGGGACCCAGGTTGCTAACTATCGTCATAATAAGGCATTTAGATCATATATCGGTGGTTCTACCGTTTACATGCTAACGAATGAGAAAAAGCTTAGTATCTTTAAGAATGCTGATGCTAGAAGGGCGCTTTCACTAGCAATCAACCGAAAGAATTTGGTATCAAACGTATTACGGGATGGTTCCATTACACCAGCTGGATTTATTCCAAGTGTTTTAAATGATTTTAAGATCAAGGGCACAAATGAGAACTTTAAACAGGCTGCTGCATATCCACAGGGAGTTGCTTACGACCTACCAAAGGCGAAGGAACTATGGAAGCAAGCCCTTGCGCAAAGTGGTAAGAAGAAGCTAACCGTTAATTTAATGACTGATGATGATTACACTACAAAACAGGTTGCTGAGTTTTTACAAGCTCAACTACAGAAGTTACCTGGATTAAAGGTTAATTTAAATAACATCCCTAATAAAGTCCGGATGAGTCGTCAAGATAGTGGTAATTTTGATATTGTCCTTACTAAATGGGGAGCTGATTTCAATGACCCAACTAACTTCTTAGATTTACTGACATCTGATAGTACCTTTAACTTTGGTAAGTGGAGTAACTCAGAATATGATCAATTAATGAACAAGGCTAATAATCAAGATGCTAATAATCCTAAGCAACGGGCTTATGATATGGCAAATGCTGAAAAGATTCTAATGAAGGATCAAGGAGTTATTCCGGTGTACGAACCCGCTACTACTGAATTATGGAATCCAAACGTTAAGGGATACGTCTGGAGTCCAACTGGAATGAGTCGTAACTGGAAGGGAATTTCAATTAAATAG
- a CDS encoding diacylglycerol/lipid kinase family protein: MQARYLIIINPTANDGKSADVWQLIKNTLDANNINYQYRITEYHNHARLITEQYTKDYSNDKQFNNVLLVIGGDGTLNQVISGQKNAILNNHKLIDLPIALIPAGKNNNFAIEMKIPKNWQAALQQILNSTQVNSINIGYYFNNFNERYHYFLNNMGIGFESNLLSSKSRFHWKWFQNHFKRIRRFWRILVNLYAIHEFPLSISVNGEKSHFTRVVWLAIYNGPYFDNNKKIMPNASISKSALNVMIMENKNILLVTWGILLMFLGKRSKLKFMHSFECNNLKISIPSLEYGNIDNEELGGHFYNANFGITTFKFIK, translated from the coding sequence TTGCAAGCCAGATACCTGATAATTATTAACCCCACTGCTAATGATGGTAAAAGTGCGGATGTTTGGCAACTAATTAAAAATACCTTAGATGCTAACAATATTAATTATCAATATAGAATAACTGAATATCATAATCATGCAAGGTTGATTACTGAACAGTACACTAAGGATTATTCTAATGACAAACAGTTTAACAACGTTTTGTTGGTAATTGGTGGTGATGGAACGCTGAATCAGGTCATTAGTGGACAAAAAAATGCTATTTTAAATAATCATAAATTAATTGATTTGCCAATTGCTTTGATTCCAGCTGGTAAAAATAATAATTTTGCAATAGAAATGAAGATCCCTAAAAATTGGCAGGCAGCGTTACAACAAATTTTAAATAGCACTCAGGTTAATTCAATTAACATAGGTTATTATTTCAATAACTTTAATGAACGCTACCATTATTTTCTAAATAATATGGGAATTGGTTTTGAATCCAATTTACTAAGCAGTAAATCTAGATTTCATTGGAAATGGTTCCAGAATCACTTCAAAAGAATTAGACGTTTTTGGCGGATTTTAGTCAATTTATACGCAATCCATGAATTTCCCCTATCCATATCAGTTAACGGTGAAAAATCTCATTTTACAAGGGTTGTCTGGCTTGCTATTTATAACGGTCCTTATTTCGATAATAATAAAAAAATAATGCCCAATGCCAGTATTTCTAAATCAGCACTAAACGTTATGATAATGGAAAATAAAAATATATTGCTAGTTACCTGGGGCATCCTTTTAATGTTTCTTGGAAAACGTTCTAAGCTCAAATTTATGCACTCATTTGAATGTAATAATTTAAAGATTAGTATTCCATCACTTGAATACGGTAATATTGATAATGAAGAACTTGGTGGTCATTTTTATAATGCCAATTTTGGTATTACAACATTTAAATTCATTAAATAA
- a CDS encoding ATP-dependent RecD-like DNA helicase: MGEFSLDQSMDLFNDDHSTANDHQLFVVGSIRAIFFESQDNFYKVLSVQIKERNFDWDADEIVLVGSFGDVDQDTEYRFYGKLVDHYKYGKQFSVDHYESETPTTAKGLTAYLASDDFPGIGAKTAEKIVTMLGTDLIPKILNDSSVLDPIGLSAKQKKTLVSGVQNHDGVEQIIIGLNGYGFGSNLSAKIYNCYKEKTLSIIKENPYQLVEDINGISFKKADRIASELGFENNSPGRLRAGIMTALDKLALSNGGTYTNVRSLVLESLELLNGSRDGSIGANELGKQVVALAREQKIVGEDNRVYLKKLYDAEWEIADNLNRLNKAGDDTQATSDEQVDKMINRIELENQIDYDESQINALKMAMKSSVFLLTGGPGTGKTTIIKGILSLYAKINDLSLSIKDYDESPYPFLLAAPTGRAAKRMRETTGAEASTIHKLLGLNINNESQDDDFESREVTGQILIIDEMSMVDTYLFRTLIKAIPEHMKVILVGDRDQLPSVGPGQVFSDLLESQTLPSLELNTIHRQDDKSTIIELAHEIKNGRLPSDFTTNQSDRSFIECNAKQVQSVIKQVIGRAHQRGFKSTELQVLAPMYKGPIGVNNLNQIVQAIMNPKTSPDQKEVTFRDVNYRIGDKVLQLVNSPENNVFNGDIGLITSIITDGKNSSHDKLVVAFDDAEVTYQRRDWIQITLAYCTTIHKAQGSEFKMVLLPIVPQYTRMLRRNLLYTAITRASKLLVLAGDINSFKRCVQDPGTRRNTSLAERLIVIIKGSQHDPISNHHETKVNEQADRNNLDVNNGQLHKNNQSEQMVLTNELLNSHSIDPMIGMTGISPDQFN; this comes from the coding sequence ATGGGGGAATTTAGTTTGGACCAATCAATGGATCTATTTAATGATGATCATTCGACTGCAAATGATCATCAGTTATTTGTGGTCGGCAGTATCCGAGCAATTTTTTTTGAAAGTCAAGATAATTTCTATAAGGTCCTATCAGTGCAAATCAAAGAACGTAACTTTGATTGGGATGCGGATGAGATTGTATTAGTGGGTAGTTTTGGCGATGTTGATCAGGATACGGAATATCGCTTTTATGGCAAACTAGTTGATCATTATAAGTATGGGAAGCAATTCAGTGTTGATCATTATGAAAGCGAGACTCCTACAACAGCTAAGGGGTTGACTGCCTACTTAGCTAGTGATGACTTTCCTGGAATTGGTGCTAAAACTGCTGAAAAAATCGTTACAATGCTAGGTACGGACTTAATCCCTAAAATATTAAATGATTCAAGCGTTTTGGATCCAATTGGATTATCTGCAAAACAAAAGAAGACACTAGTTTCGGGAGTTCAAAACCATGATGGGGTTGAACAAATTATCATTGGGCTAAATGGTTATGGATTTGGAAGCAACTTATCAGCTAAAATTTATAATTGCTATAAGGAAAAGACCCTCTCGATCATTAAGGAGAATCCTTATCAATTAGTTGAAGATATCAATGGAATTAGTTTTAAAAAAGCAGATCGAATTGCTAGTGAATTAGGTTTTGAAAATAATTCACCTGGACGACTACGGGCAGGAATCATGACTGCGTTAGATAAGCTAGCTTTAAGTAATGGTGGCACCTATACTAATGTACGTTCACTGGTTTTGGAGTCATTGGAATTATTGAATGGTAGTCGTGATGGATCAATTGGCGCGAATGAACTAGGTAAGCAAGTGGTTGCCTTAGCGCGTGAACAAAAAATTGTTGGCGAGGATAATCGAGTTTACCTTAAAAAATTATATGATGCAGAATGGGAAATTGCTGATAATTTAAATCGCCTGAATAAGGCTGGGGATGATACTCAAGCAACCTCAGATGAACAGGTGGATAAAATGATTAACCGGATTGAATTAGAAAATCAGATTGATTATGATGAATCGCAAATTAACGCTCTTAAAATGGCAATGAAATCATCGGTCTTTTTACTGACTGGTGGTCCTGGAACCGGAAAAACCACGATTATTAAGGGGATTTTATCTCTATATGCAAAAATAAATGACTTATCACTATCAATTAAGGATTATGATGAATCACCATACCCATTCTTATTAGCAGCGCCCACTGGACGTGCAGCCAAACGGATGCGAGAAACCACTGGTGCAGAAGCTAGCACGATTCATAAGTTATTAGGCCTTAACATTAATAACGAATCGCAGGATGATGATTTTGAAAGTCGTGAAGTCACTGGACAAATTTTAATTATTGATGAAATGTCAATGGTTGACACCTATTTATTTAGGACGCTAATTAAAGCGATTCCAGAGCATATGAAAGTGATTTTGGTTGGCGATCGAGATCAGTTACCTTCCGTTGGGCCTGGTCAAGTATTTAGTGACCTTCTGGAATCTCAGACATTACCTAGCTTAGAGTTAAATACCATTCACAGGCAAGATGATAAGTCTACAATTATTGAATTAGCACATGAAATCAAAAATGGTCGGTTACCAAGTGATTTTACCACTAATCAATCTGATCGCAGTTTTATTGAGTGCAATGCAAAACAAGTGCAATCAGTAATTAAGCAGGTAATTGGGCGTGCACATCAACGGGGATTTAAGTCGACTGAATTACAGGTGTTAGCACCGATGTATAAGGGCCCCATCGGCGTTAATAACTTAAACCAAATTGTCCAAGCAATTATGAATCCAAAGACCAGTCCGGATCAAAAGGAAGTAACGTTTAGGGATGTTAATTATCGAATTGGTGACAAAGTCTTACAACTAGTTAATAGTCCTGAAAATAACGTATTTAATGGTGATATTGGTTTAATTACTAGTATTATTACTGATGGTAAAAATAGTAGTCATGATAAGTTGGTGGTAGCATTTGATGATGCAGAAGTTACCTATCAAAGACGTGACTGGATCCAAATTACCCTGGCTTATTGTACAACCATTCATAAAGCCCAGGGAAGTGAATTTAAGATGGTTTTATTGCCAATTGTTCCGCAATATACAAGAATGTTAAGAAGGAATTTATTATATACAGCAATTACCCGAGCATCTAAATTACTGGTATTAGCAGGCGATATTAATTCGTTCAAACGATGTGTTCAAGATCCAGGAACTAGAAGAAATACTAGTTTAGCTGAACGCCTAATAGTGATAATTAAAGGGAGTCAACATGACCCAATTAGTAATCATCATGAAACTAAAGTTAATGAACAAGCAGATCGAAACAATCTAGATGTTAATAATGGGCAACTCCATAAAAACAATCAATCTGAACAGATGGTTTTGACGAACGAATTATTAAATAGTCATTCTATTGATCCAATGATTGGTATGACAGGAATTAGTCCAGATCAATTTAACTAA
- the arcD gene encoding arginine-ornithine antiporter, protein MPQGHKLSLLELVGLVIGAIIGGGVFNIMHDIAVGAGPGAVIIGWIITAVGMLSLAFTFQNLTQQRSDLDAGVFSYAEAGFGKYMGFNSAWGYWLSTLLGTVGYATLLMSAVAYFLPIFGNGQNIWSILVASVVLWGCHFMILRGIESASFINVIITIAKLIPIFLFILIMIISFRLNIFTADFWFTNNEHFELNDVLSQVRSTMLVTVWVFIGIEGAVVFSSRAKKRSDVGKATVLGLSIVILIYMLITLLSFGVMKQSGLSHLSQPAMAALLEKVVGKWGAIVVNLGLIISVAGAWLSFTMFAGQLPYEAAKVGTFPKFFTRDNQNGAPVNSLIVTNVVVQLFMFTFLFTSSAYNLFYSIASSAILIPYAFSAFYQLKYSIQTDRSPKQIKNIIIGVVASVYTCWLLFSAGIHFILLISILFMFGIPVFYYLQKYDNHHSHIFKWYEKIIALAILILGIYSLLGLFLGYTSFSY, encoded by the coding sequence ATGCCACAGGGGCATAAGTTAAGTCTGCTTGAATTAGTCGGATTAGTGATTGGGGCGATTATCGGTGGCGGAGTTTTCAATATTATGCATGATATTGCAGTGGGAGCTGGTCCTGGTGCTGTCATCATTGGATGGATCATTACAGCAGTTGGAATGCTTTCGTTAGCGTTTACTTTTCAAAATCTTACTCAACAGCGTTCGGACTTAGATGCAGGAGTCTTTAGTTATGCAGAGGCTGGTTTTGGTAAGTATATGGGATTTAATTCTGCCTGGGGATATTGGCTTTCTACTCTTTTAGGAACCGTTGGTTATGCAACGCTATTAATGAGTGCAGTGGCTTATTTTTTACCAATTTTTGGAAACGGTCAAAATATTTGGTCCATTTTAGTGGCATCCGTAGTACTATGGGGATGCCATTTTATGATTTTACGAGGAATTGAATCTGCATCATTTATTAACGTGATTATTACAATTGCTAAGTTGATTCCTATTTTTTTATTTATTTTAATTATGATTATTTCATTTCGTTTAAACATTTTTACTGCTGATTTTTGGTTCACTAATAATGAACATTTTGAATTAAATGATGTTTTATCCCAGGTGAGAAGTACAATGCTAGTAACCGTTTGGGTTTTTATTGGCATTGAGGGCGCAGTGGTGTTTTCAAGTCGGGCTAAGAAACGTTCTGACGTTGGGAAAGCAACTGTTTTAGGACTTTCCATTGTGATTTTAATTTATATGTTGATTACGTTGCTTTCATTTGGAGTTATGAAACAATCAGGATTATCACATCTAAGTCAACCGGCAATGGCTGCATTATTAGAAAAAGTGGTTGGAAAGTGGGGAGCGATTGTGGTTAACTTGGGATTGATTATTTCTGTTGCTGGAGCATGGCTATCATTTACCATGTTTGCTGGTCAATTGCCATATGAAGCGGCCAAAGTGGGCACCTTTCCTAAATTTTTTACTAGGGATAATCAAAATGGGGCGCCAGTTAATTCACTGATAGTTACCAACGTCGTAGTTCAATTGTTTATGTTTACATTCTTATTTACTAGTAGTGCGTATAACTTATTTTATTCAATTGCTAGTTCGGCAATTTTGATTCCGTATGCTTTCTCTGCTTTTTACCAATTGAAGTATTCGATCCAAACCGATCGAAGTCCAAAGCAAATTAAAAATATAATCATTGGTGTAGTAGCTAGTGTTTATACTTGCTGGTTATTATTTTCTGCTGGAATTCATTTTATTCTTTTAATTTCGATTTTGTTTATGTTTGGAATTCCCGTTTTTTACTACTTACAAAAATATGATAATCATCATTCACACATATTCAAATGGTATGAAAAAATAATTGCACTGGCAATTTTAATTTTAGGGATCTACTCATTGTTGGGATTGTTTTTAGGATACACTAGTTTCTCTTATTAA